The DNA sequence GCAACAGTTCATGTATAGCGAGAAATGCTCTCGCTAGACCAGGGGGCTCTTCTAGCACATGTTTTGCTTAATAAAATAGCACCACAATCTTCATGGAGGGGTTCTATCACATTTGCACCAGAAGTTTGAAGTTGTCAAAAATGTTAAAATCACCTGCAGAAATTGAAATCCGGTGATAAACCCTCGCGCATCAACATTTTTGTATGAAAGTTGTTGCAAATCAAGAATGACGATCATCTTTTCGTTTCCAATTTCTTTTCCCCTGAAAGAGCTAGACAAgcaaaacgaaaaacaaaatGTTGAGACATCCTGATTGATCTACATAGAAAAGTTGAATGTattcaaatttaagagagataAAAACTCATTCATTACATGAAGTTAAACCATCTTCCATCCAACAAGGGGTTTGAGGTTTACAGCAACTACAGAAAACACACATCTAACGTCTAATTCTCCTATTAACAACTTCATAGAATTGGCATTGCGACTTTGCAAGAACATGTACATTGTTAAACCTGAAATTTCTCGACCGAAAAAAGCATGGGCACTATTCTATTCATGTGACCAGTGTTTTCCTAAGCCCTATCATTTACACATCCGATCATGCCTTCCATAAACCTCATGCGAAGGCAGCTGCTTATGCTTTCGGTGTTTTGAATATAGGCATTTCAAATTGAGAGGTATCTTGTAATTGCTTTGAATGGACATTTCAAGAACTCATCAAAAGGGTAACCTTCTGATGATTTGAATTGACATTTCAATACATTGCGTTTTAAGCAGCTCAAATCCACAACCAGCCGATAAATTCAGCAATGTATGTATTACATCAAATGTACTCCAGAGTTTTCgaccatgcatttgttttgaatACGACATTTCAGTAGTAGCTAAGTTGAGAGGTACCTTGCAATTGTTTTGTCAAGCAGATGAACCACGAATTCTGCAACAAGAGACGAACTAAAGTGAATCCATAATTCACCAATTACTTTACGCTAACCAACTAGCCTAACCCACATTTGCACTCGCCAAAACCGCTTTATATTTGAACTTCTCTCCAATTGCATTTTAAAGAGTGATATAATTACCAAGATTTGATGAAACAATAGAAAATTAGACAGAGATAATTACTCTTGAATTGGAGCTGGTCCTTGGAAGGACAATGCTTGCTTGCCTTCACAACCATCACAGGGTACCCGTCCTTGGACAAACCCTGCAAGAAGATCTTTCTGTCTGCCAATTGATCCTTCACTTCGCCATCTGAAACGAATCCATTCGGAACAAACGAAGCCCTCCATTTGTGCCACTGAACAAACATCTTTGCTGCTTTGTCCGGGTCCATTGATCTCGCAATCAAGAACCTCATGAGAGTTGGGTCTCCAAACTTCTGCCAACAAAACAACCATGGATTAATATGAAGTACAAAAGTGAATGATTAATATTAGACACTGTATGAGAAAGCATTGCAATTTGCTCTTACCTCAGTGGAAGATCCAAGCTTTTGCACTGATTTCTTCATCTCAGCCAGAGCAAAATCTTGGGTATTCTCCATTTTTTGGTTTCTGGGTCCGAGAATTGCTTTGTTTCTGGGATTTTacaaggaagaagaagtgaTTTGGAGAGAGAGTGTCGCGTTGACGAAAGGGCGGGAGAAGTAAAGAACGGAGAAATGGGACAATGCTGGTTTGTCGCTAGTGACTCTGAGTTCGTACAAGCATCTCCACTCTTTTGATTCTCCTGGAAATTTGGAAGAACagtataaaaattttaaattgatttGATAATTTAACAGCCAAAAGGTTGGGAAGAGGATTCAGCTCATGATGGGATCTTTCTGATCAACTCATCGGGACCATTCAAACTTAATTTAacgattataattattataacttttagagaatCTCTTGTTTAGAgctgttggattaaatttaaaTGGTCCAGATGagctggtcaggaggatcccatCCTGAGCTTAGGGAGAATCCTCTTCCAAGTTGGACTGTCATTGCCATTGACGACCCgctgtattttgtttttttaatatatttatcTTTTTTTGTGTTACAATTTATAGGAGGAAAGTAATTTTTATAAACTCGTCTTAGCTTCTcacaaacattttttatttgtggTTAGTGGGCTAAATAAATTGAATGGAATTAACGGCTAAGATTAAAAATAGTTGTTTAAAAAGCAGAAAAGTGTATCTAAAATACGAAATAGACAATTCAAACGTAAAATGGAACACATTACTCTATCCAACATGActaattttatgtatgtgtTTCTCCTATTTACCTCACCGGACTCAACCCATCTAGTTTATAAAAATTactcaaatattttaaattatttgttcATGTAATTCTTCCAATTCTCGTTATTGTTTTCAATCACAAGTCTCATcatgttttattttaaaaaaaaaaaaaaatatatatatatatatatatatatatattattaaaggTGGGGTAGGGTTCGAAATTGGAAACGAAGGGCAACGATGACATAGCATATGATTTTTTAACGTGAAGATCACAGAGGTCGATATCATTATGAAGCATGACACATGCTTATGGTGCCATGCCGATATTGGACACCCCTCTCAAACACATGGTCTCTCACCACCCACGcctgaaaaaaatattaattaaatagcTATCATCATGCATAGCCGTGggttgaaaataaaattaataaaaacaagaTGACGTTGACAGTGACTTAAGTGAATGAGGTTCCTCTTTGTGAGAATACATCTTCAAATCATgtctgtttatcgtatatcgtgcgatcagttttcgtcgaatactatttatatttaatttaaaataaaagtatCTAAAATAATTTAGAGGATCCTCCTCGGACTTAAGTTAATTCTTCACCAAACTTCCCTTTATATCATTGACAGTGGTGGAGCTAGCATGAGATCATTGGTTCTTGACCTTAacaactttaaaaactcttatGTAGATTTGTATGTGTATTAAATTTGACCCTATAAACAGCTAGcataaactaaattacaacattCTCCTCTTACTCTCTCTTGTGTGCAACTCTATTGTGCGCATCAAATGTTCAATGAAATGTCTTAGTTGACAAGTCTTGAGTCTTTAATATTACTCCACATTTTCCTATACCGACTCTTGACAAGCCTTTAAAGACCACAGTAGCTGTTGGCATATATGCTGTCATAAGCCAGAAATCGACAAGTTCCTAGCAGGTGCTTGACGAAATGGTCTAGTGAAGTTTTTTTAAGTCAAAATCTTGAACCATTATTTGAAAATTCTAACTCTGCCACTAATCATTGATCATGCAAAAACCACATGGGTTGGGTGGTCTCTCCTCTCAAAAATTCTACTGGTGTATGACGTTTTACCGAAAGAATGTATGGATACACACTCAAAGATTCAACAAACAAGAATCCCAATGGATACTATACTATACACGGGTGCATACTTCAACGAAGGATAAAACGACGGAGTGACAGAAGAATCGTAACCTTTGAGGCGGGATGAGTTATACATCCGGCAAGCGGCCGGTGAAGAATGCAAGCTAAGCTAAAATGTTTGAACCAAACTAAATTTACAAGATTGGGCAACTGATTTTAAGGCACGAGtcatattccaacataactAGATCCAAACAACTACACAATCATGTTTGGCAAGATGCCAATCATCAAACTGGAAGAAACCAATTCAACTGTTGGAGTCTGACACAACTTATTTTCCTCCGGACCGACACTGATACTCCCCCACATTTGTCCTCAATTTTTCAAGAGTCTCGGATGCAAGAGGCCGCTCTGCACCTGAGTCCGGTGCAGGCACGTCAATTAGATCTAAACGTAGAAATAAGACACATACTTCAACTGCAATCTCTACTGAACATTTTGATAATGTGAAACAATCTGTACGCGTCATGGAAATCAAGAGACATCGGCTAACC is a window from the Malus domestica chromosome 16, GDT2T_hap1 genome containing:
- the LOC103444583 gene encoding SEC14 cytosolic factor-like isoform X2 translates to MENTQDFALAEMKKSVQKLGSSTEFGDPTLMRFLIARSMDPDKAAKMFVQWHKWRASFVPNGFVSDGEVKDQLADRKIFLQGLSKDGYPVMVVKASKHCPSKDQLQFKKFVVHLLDKTIASSFRGKEIGNEKMIVILDLQQLSYKNVDARGFITGFQFLQSYYPERLAKLFILSMPWFFVSVWRMISRFLEKATQEKIVIVSNEEGTKNFRKEIGEETLPEEYGGRAKLVLLQDVVLAPVED
- the LOC103444583 gene encoding SEC14 cytosolic factor-like isoform X1, encoding MENTQDFALAEMKKSVQKLGSSTEKFGDPTLMRFLIARSMDPDKAAKMFVQWHKWRASFVPNGFVSDGEVKDQLADRKIFLQGLSKDGYPVMVVKASKHCPSKDQLQFKKFVVHLLDKTIASSFRGKEIGNEKMIVILDLQQLSYKNVDARGFITGFQFLQSYYPERLAKLFILSMPWFFVSVWRMISRFLEKATQEKIVIVSNEEGTKNFRKEIGEETLPEEYGGRAKLVLLQDVVLAPVED